Sequence from the Nitrospirota bacterium genome:
TCCAGGCTCTGACTGACATGGTCGAGCACCTTCACGGGACCGACGCGCGATTTTTCCAACTGGTCGATAATGCGATTTTTGTCTTCCAGGACTTTCTTCCGGCTTTCGAAGTCGGATACCCGCTTCACTTGTTCCTTCAACTGCGCAACCTGCTTCTCCTTGTCGAGCTTTTCCGTCTGCCGCGCTTCGATTTCCTCATCGAGCGATGCCGCATACCACCAGCAGCCTGCCAGCGTGATGAGCAGCAACCCCACCCCCAGCAGCGCCTGGGCCCTGACATCATACTGGGGCTTCGCCCGATGCCCCTTCGGCCCTGGCAATAAGTTAATACGAATCATCGATCCCCTACCGATCTCAGGGCTAACCCAACCCCCACGGCAGCCAGCGGAGCCAACGCAGCCAAGGCTTCCTGATCAAATTCGCTCCCCGAGATGTCGATTTCTCCGAACGGATTCGCCACCTCGACGACCGCTGACATGCGATCTCTCAGCTGCGAAACGAGCCCCTTGACCTGAGCGCCGCCGCCGCACAACAGCACATGCTGCACGTCCGCATCCAAGGTGGTGGTCTTGAAATAATCGATGGTCCGCGCAATCTCCGATGCGACCTCGTCATTCACACTATCGATAACCGTCGCCACCGCGACCTGACTCGTCTCTGCCGCGTGCTCGTTTTTCTTGGCTTCCTCCGCCTCTTCATACGACAGGCCTGTTTCGCGCTGAATGGCTTCCGTATAGCGATTCCCTCCGATGGGAATATCGCGCGTAAACAACGAGATGCCGCCTCGAACAATATTGACATTCATCACGCTGGCCCCGATGTTGACGAGCGCCGTGGTCTCGTCCTGCGAGACGGGGTAGTTGATCGCATGCATGTTTTCAATCGCGAAGGCATCCACGTCCATCACGAGCGGAAACAGGCCCGCCCCCTTGACCAGCTCCGTCAGCTCGTTGATCTTGTCCTTCTTCGCCGCCACGAGAATGATCGACATCTCGCCAGGGACATCGCCCTCGGCCTCGGAAGCGTGCAACACACTGAAGTCGATGTTCACCTCATTAATGTCGAAGGGAATGTACTGCTCGGCGGCAAGCCTCACCTGCCCTTCCAATTCCTCATCCGGCATCAGCGGAAGGCTGATTTTCTTGATGATGACGGCATGGCCGGAGATCGACACCGCGACTTGTTTCACCTTAACGTTCGTCTCCTCAAACAATTCCTTGATCGCCGACACCACCCGCCCTTCGTCCATCACCGTG
This genomic interval carries:
- a CDS encoding PilN domain-containing protein; its protein translation is MIRINLLPGPKGHRAKPQYDVRAQALLGVGLLLITLAGCWWYAASLDEEIEARQTEKLDKEKQVAQLKEQVKRVSDFESRKKVLEDKNRIIDQLEKSRVGPVKVLDHVSQSLEPLKVWLVRIAVTGSDIDLEGRAATNDDVVEFVNNLRKTDYFTDINLHESRAAVESQLNIYQFKLGFRLKG
- the pilM gene encoding type IV pilus assembly protein PilM produces the protein MLSPFTSFKGLAETDLFSMLTPKRQLVGLDIGSSGIKLVQLKESRGRYILQKFGFKPLEPEVIVDGTVMDEGRVVSAIKELFEETNVKVKQVAVSISGHAVIIKKISLPLMPDEELEGQVRLAAEQYIPFDINEVNIDFSVLHASEAEGDVPGEMSIILVAAKKDKINELTELVKGAGLFPLVMDVDAFAIENMHAINYPVSQDETTALVNIGASVMNVNIVRGGISLFTRDIPIGGNRYTEAIQRETGLSYEEAEEAKKNEHAAETSQVAVATVIDSVNDEVASEIARTIDYFKTTTLDADVQHVLLCGGGAQVKGLVSQLRDRMSAVVEVANPFGEIDISGSEFDQEALAALAPLAAVGVGLALRSVGDR